One stretch of Candidatus Deferrimicrobium sp. DNA includes these proteins:
- a CDS encoding universal stress protein, which produces MNILLPVSRGASFEDAVRLAIDTAKAHAGRVRVLSVVDAAEIRRIEVGARPGAIHLARHAADEVRKRMTAEGTAAVAGTVRRCEAAGVPAHGEVLEGELERELVAAAGANDLLVSATASHFAPDIEDDSGQLVLTVMREGGIPVLFSGAPYRPMRTIVAGCGGGPRSERAVGAMARLSLWKEAPRGILLAVDDTPKGGEERLAAPRRILADAGYPAWEERVLPGHRAATVLTFCESVDADVVILGGWGEHRWDDLLGLSVTGRLLEDGRRHLFLYM; this is translated from the coding sequence GTGAACATTCTTCTTCCCGTATCCCGCGGCGCGTCGTTCGAGGACGCCGTGCGGCTGGCGATCGACACCGCGAAGGCGCACGCCGGACGGGTCCGCGTCCTTTCCGTGGTGGACGCGGCTGAGATCCGACGGATCGAGGTGGGCGCGCGTCCCGGGGCGATCCACCTGGCGCGGCATGCGGCCGACGAGGTCCGCAAGCGGATGACGGCCGAGGGGACGGCCGCGGTCGCCGGGACGGTGCGGCGATGCGAAGCGGCGGGCGTCCCCGCCCATGGAGAGGTCCTGGAGGGGGAGCTCGAGCGGGAGCTCGTGGCGGCCGCCGGGGCGAACGACCTGCTCGTCTCGGCGACGGCGTCCCACTTCGCCCCAGATATCGAGGACGATTCGGGGCAGCTCGTCCTCACGGTGATGCGGGAAGGGGGGATCCCGGTCCTGTTCTCCGGGGCCCCGTATCGTCCCATGCGCACGATCGTCGCCGGCTGCGGGGGCGGTCCCCGTTCCGAGCGCGCGGTGGGGGCGATGGCGCGCCTCTCCCTGTGGAAGGAGGCCCCCCGGGGGATCCTCCTTGCCGTGGACGACACCCCGAAGGGAGGAGAGGAGCGGCTCGCCGCCCCGCGGCGGATCCTCGCGGACGCCGGCTACCCGGCGTGGGAGGAGAGGGTCCTCCCCGGGCATCGCGCGGCGACGGTTCTCACCTTCTGCGAATCGGTGGACGCCGACGTCGTGATCCTGGGCGGATGGGGCGAGCACCGCTGGGACGACCTGCTCGGGCTGTCGGTCACCGGGCGCCTCCTCGAGGACGGCCGCCGGCACCTGTTCCTCTACATGTAG